One segment of Babesia bigemina genome assembly Bbig001, chromosome : II DNA contains the following:
- a CDS encoding pantothenate kinase domain containing protein,putative, with amino-acid sequence MPDKILSVLKTTLHDLLLLLDIASAEAQNHQLIEESAHKVAHDYYNFANGVISILQHRVNDASDVSHGLHLPDNAAIGVPSLFTGKAAPILRDIYSTSCKIKCAVVKRWTQCEDDSSHHLDGREFSLQGQLPLLPFASGHATSKALKKLSLDIGGTLIKMAYCCQCNDCDAFSLVYCAQHALHDLLHCLERHYNIDRVSHCEVDRNLRRMLPTMIRLDSDSNTQINATGGGAYKYAKLFRERLPQCQFRQIPEMPCVVGGTESMHDVHSCFIRYHLREGYTQLTSAVCYPYLIVNIGSGISILNVTSKGCFERVTGTSIGGATAHGLTNTLLGLETYEDFPILYDKGTNCMDSFSPAPPEATASSDRLKASVEDVARSTSDMVSYNIGQVAFLVARSYGVNRIVFTGSYTTNYRMTIDVAARAVASMAESYEVAPMDVLVSVCGSYAGALGCLLSP; translated from the exons ATGCCTGATAAGATTTTAAGCGTTCTTAAGACAACTTTGCACGACCTTCTTTTGTTACTAGATATAGCTTCCGCTGAGGCACAGAACCATCAGCTCATTGAAGAATCTGCCCATAAGGTGGCTCATGACTACTATAACTTCGCAAATGGCGTCATTTCCATCCTGCAGCACAGAGTGAACGATGCCTCCGACGTTAGTCATGGCCTCCACCTGCCGGACAACGCAGCGATAGGCGTACCCAGCTTGTTCACGGGGAAGGCCGCACCGATACTACGGGACATATATTCCACATCGTGCAAGATCAAATGCGCTGTGGTAAAGCGTTGGACACAATGCGAAGATGATTCCAGTCACCACTTGGATGGTAGGGAATTTTCCTTACAGGGGCAGTTGCCGCTATTACCCTTTGCCAGTGGCCATGCGACATCCAAGGCACTCAAAAAACTGTCGTTAGATATAGGAGGCACGCTCATCAAGATGGCCTACTGTTGCCAGTGCAACGACTGTGACGCATTTTCACTGGTGTATTGCGCCCAGCATGCGCTTCATGATCTGCTTCATTGTTTGGAGCGCCACTACAACATTGACCGGGTTTCACATTGCGAAGTTGACCGCAACCTTCGGAGGATGCTGCCTACAATGATACGGCTCGACAGTGATTCG AACACACAAATTAACGCTACGGGTGGAGGAGCGTACAAGTATGCCAAACTTTTCCGGGAGCGTCTGCCTCAATGCCAGTTTCGCCAAATCCCCGAAATGCCTTGCGTGGTTGGGGGTACGGAGTCAATGCACGACGTGCACAGTTGTTTTATAAGATACCACTTGCGTGAAGGGTACACGCAGTTAACCAGT GCCGTTTGCTATCCGTACCTAATCGTGAACATCGGATCCGGTATATCGATACTAAAC GTTACTTCCAAGGGATGCTTCGAAAGGGTAACTGGGACTAGCATAGGCGGCGCCACTGCGCACGGGTTGACAAACACACTTTTGGGCCTGGAAACCTACGAAGACTTCCCGATTTTGTATGATAAAG GCACAAATTGCATGGACAGCTTCTCCCCAGCGCCTCCGGAAGCCACGGCGTCGTCGGACAGGCTAAAGGCTAG CGTCGAAGACGTTGCTCGCAGCACGAGCGACATGGTATCGTACAACATTGGCCAAGTGGCCTTCCTTGTAGCGAGGAGTTACGGGGTGAATCGCATAGTGTTTACGGGATCGTACACCACCAATTACCGGATGACGATCGACGTCGCCGCGCGTGCCGTGGCATCGATGGCGGAATCTTACGAAGTGGCTCCTATGGATGTACTCGTATCCGTGTGTGGGTCATATGCAGGTGCCTTAGGATGTTTGCTGTCGCCATGA
- a CDS encoding lipoamide acyltransferase component of branched-chain alpha-keto acid dehydrogenase complex, mitochondrial precursor, putative: MVFGLFYQIGVRAVPRTAFRRFLHASPRHDKLTTFMLSDIGEGISEVELVRWHKAVGEEVEEMETVCTVQSDKAAVDITSRYTGVVKKLYVDTGNMINIGSPLMDIDAEEHTEVHAAPASADVAKAVPQEPAASSSPTTPNQVFQRNKAGGVSATPAVRQLAKQLGVDLESVHPTGSMGQVTREDVEKLAASKNAGSEVPGKFVKFNSVGRGMVKSMVGSLEVPHVTVGEDLDLTELRAFYREKRAVETDVKLTMTPFLLKGMSLALSASPVMNSKFMGDGYMEYSEHNINVAVATKHGLLVPVIHNVESKTVRELQHDLIRVQRLATEMRLSPEDIRGGTATLSNLGAIGGTYVNARLFGGQGTIVALGAARKQPRYVGDALVPREIAIMGVTADHRHIDGAAIAHFAANLKAILQDLDKMLQHY, translated from the coding sequence ATGGTTTTTGGTCTATTTTATCAAATCGGCGTTAGGGCCGTCCCTCGCACGGCATTTCGGCGTTTCCTCCACGCCTCGCCTCGCCATGACAAGCTGACGACGTTCATGCTGAGTGACATCGGCGAAGGTATATCCGAGGTGGAGCTGGTGCGATGGCACAAGGCCGTTGgcgaggaggtggaggagatgGAGACGGTTTGCACCGTTCAGAGCGACAAGGCCGCCGTCGACATCACGAGTCGCTACACGGGCGTGGTGAAGAAGCTCTACGTGGACACTGGCAACATGATCAACATTGGCTCTCCGCTCATGGATATTGACGCCGAGGAGCACACGGAAGTGCATGCCGCGCCGGCGTCCGCGGATGTCGCTAAGGCGGTGCCGCAGGAGCCCGCCGCCTCGTCATCACCGACGACGCCAAACCAGGTCTTCCAGCGTAACAAGGCTGGGGGCGTCTCCGCCACTCCGGCCGTGCGCCAGTTGGCCAAACAACTTGGCGTTGACTTGGAATCTGTGCATCCCACGGGTTCCATGGGCCAGGTGACGCGTGAGGacgtggagaagctggccGCTAGCAAAAACGCGGGTTCGGAGGTCCCCGGCAAGTTCGTCAAGTTCAACTCCGTCGGGCGCGGCATGGTCAAGAGCATGGTTGGCTCCCTCGAGGTGCCGCACGTCACCGTGGGCGAGGACCTCGACCTGACCGAGCTGCGCGCCTTTTACCGTGAGAAGCGCGCCGTGGAGACCGATGTGAAGCTGACGATGACGCCATTCCTGCTCAAGGGGATGTCCCTCGCTCTGTCTGCCAGCCCCGTGATGAACTCGAAGTTCATGGGCGACGGCTACATGGAGTACTCGGAGCACAACATCAACGTGGCGGTCGCCACGAAACATGGCCTGCTCGTGCCCGTGATCCACAACGTGGAGTCGAAGACCGTGCGCGAGCTGCAACATGACCTCATACGTGTGCAGCGCCTCGCCACTGAGATGCGCCTGTCGCCGGAGGACATTCGCGGCGGAACTGCGACTCTGAGCAACCTCGGCGCCATCGGCGGCACCTACGTCAATGCGCGTCTGTTCGGCGGGCAGGGTACCATAGTGGCGCTCGGCGCTGCGCGGAAGCAGCCCCGCTACGTTGGCGACGCCCTGGTGCCGCGCGAGATAGCGATAATGGGCGTCACCGCCGACCACCGCCACATCGACGGCGCCGCCATCGCGCACTTCGCCGCGAATTTGAAGGCCATCCTGCAGGACCTGGACAAGATGCTACAGCACTACTGA
- a CDS encoding spc97 / spc98 family protein, putative, translated as MKVDGELYQSCVEPEFAHTAAVTSAYFPPLISLVHVNRGGSDALELRLRRNWPTYPANVKESIVLEDVINVLCGSEGTLYHVEHASYAVHRSPILDRSWSTRSRPNAVTENDATLCMMAEEILELAVMQRKVQDFVQDNERGFVVLSLCEVLNVLLQELQSRIAQFDESQRNVGMGLQRFKLYIQPAIHTFEVLQGVIAKSRATGAALLNTLAATCQLYGTGDARRGLANHLFKQAMEAYCHLVDTWISFGELYDPCQEFFVVRKGPPTEASEEEQTFGIDWSRVPNVMKDIAETILNTGMYIRILARSKGKALPNYQPLQFTSVEELKAHVATLHQVASDELVKYIVADCNLMEMLESVHRFLLLSRADYVTNILADLDHNTLHESINLSFQEAVAQSSLRNDAYKHLYALRLVDGSAPLGLSTRPDSNISKRLKLCFTVEWPMQIFFSEDVMAKYQTAFNFLLQLKQTEHALSRIWLTHMKWKRLPLMPSAQLRLNYTFVIVERMLFLCRNIAYLCTVEVTERNFNLMLQTYENHLKNDKAQQSFSFIVSRHHQFVDQVTKDCMIDDEAVAPSINRALSLCNIFATQVLEFLEQRETDSGAARQPDRHAELERATKFTTDLLHNEGYIAMVGTASHQFDRHMRALLALLQGTEERHQSSLLLRLTYNGYFT; from the coding sequence ATGAAGGTGGACGGCGAACTGTACCAGAGCTGTGTAGAGCCGGAATTCGCTCACACCGCAGCCGTTACCAGCGCCTATTTCCCGCCCCTGATATCGCTGGTGCACGTGAATCGCGGCGGAAGTGACGCGCTGGAGCTTAGGTTGAGGCGGAACTGGCCCACCTACCCGGCTAACGTCAAGGAGAGCATCGTCCTCGAAGATGTCATCAACGTCCTCTGCGGCTCCGAAGGGACCTTGTACCACGTCGAGCATGCCTCCTACGCGGTACATCGCAGCCCCATCCTCGATCGAAGTTGGTCCACTCGGTCGCGCCCTAATGCTGTTACAGAAAACGACGCCACGCTGTGCATGATGGCGGAGGAGATCCTCGAGCTCGCCGTCATGCAGCGAAAAGTTCAGGACTTCGTCCAGGACAACGAACGCGGGTTCGTGGTGCTGAGCCTCTGCGAGGTActcaacgtgctgctgcaagaGCTGCAGAGCCGTATCGCACAATTCGACGAATCGCAACGCAACGTCGGCATGGGGCTGCAAAGGTTCAAGCTGTACATACAGCCGGCGATACACACATTCGAGGTGCTGCAGGGAGTCATTGCGAAGAGCCGAGCCACGGGCGCCGCGCTGCTCAACACTCTCGCAGCCACCTGCCAGCTCTATGGGACAGGCGATGCGCGGCGCGGCCTCGCAAACCACCTCTTCAAGCAGGCGATGGAAGCGTACTGCCACCTCGTGGACACGTGGATCAGCTTCGGGGAGCTCTACGACCCCTGCCAGGAATTCTTCGTAGTGCGCAAGGGCCCCCCAACGGAGGCATCGGAGGAGGAACAGACATTCGGCATAGATTGGTCGCGCGTGCCAAACGTCATGAAGGACATCGCGGAAACGATACTGAACACCGGAATGTACATCAGGATATTGGCGAGGTCCAAGGGTAAGGCTTTGCCGAACTACCAGCCGCTGCAGTTCACGTCGGTGGAGGAACTGAAGGCGCACGTTGCCACTTTGCACCAGGTGGCATCCGACGAACTCGTCAAGTACATCGTGGCTGACTGCAACCTGATGGAAATGCTGGAGTCGGTCCACAGGTTCCTGTTGCTGTCGCGGGCGGACTACGTGACCAACATCCTCGCCGACCTAGACCACAACACGCTGCACGAATCTATCAACCTAAGCTTCCAGGAGGCCGTCGCGCAGTCGTCGCTCAGAAACGATGCGTACAAGCATTTGTACGCGCTCAGGCTCGTGGACGGGAGTGCGCCACTGGGGTTGAGCACCAGGCCCGACAGCAACATTTCGAAACGGCTCAAGCTCTGCTTCACGGTCGAGTGGCCAATGCAGATATTCTTCAGCGAGGATGTCATGGCGAAATACCAAACCGCTTTCAATTTCCTCCTGCAACTGAAGCAAACGGAACACGCACTCTCACGGATTTGGCTGACGCATATGAAGTGGAAGCGCCTGCCGCTGATGCCAAGCGCGCAACTCAGGCTGAACTACAccttcgtcatcgtcgaacGAATGCTCTTCCTGTGCCGCAATATCGCATACCTGTGCACGGTTGAGGTCACCGAACGCAACTTCAACCTCATGCTGCAGACATACGAAAACCACCTCAAAAATGACAAGGCGCAACAGTCGTTCAGCTTCATCGTCTCacgccaccaccagttCGTGGACCAGGTCACCAAGGACTGCATGATCGATGACGAGGCCGTGGCGCCGTCAATCAATCGCGCGCTCTCGTTGTGCAACATCTTCGCCACGCAGGTGCTGGAGTTCCTTGAGCAGCGTGAAACCGACAGCGGGGCCGCGCGGCAACCTGACAGGCACGCCGAATTGGAACGCGCTACCAAGTTCACAACCGACCTGCTGCACAACGAGGGCTACATCGCCATGGTGGGCACCGCATCGCACCAATTCGACAGGCACATGCGAGCGCTCCTCGCCCTGCTGCAGGGAACCGAGGAGCGCCACCAGAGCAGCCTGCTACTGAGACTCACTTATAACGGATACTTCACGTGA
- a CDS encoding DHHC zinc finger domain/ankyrin repeat containing protein, putative produces the protein MKNIGNLNEASTCVSSNIDTSDTNGERSAYSYDSVPAENGDDYYISAETSIVSAATNKDHDALFRILKPMLDKNDVSHLDSICALHWACYCGHPELVETLLNVGCDPHCPDDINLETPIYFGIRGSNVQIVQMLVQRFGTELLCHENRKRLTPFLLAASEFLEDNVISTLHMLEFLYLSGVSLEEQDASGRTALMLASRRGCQFVVQWLLSRGANLAHRDHMGNTVLHHACESGNDETLRFLCMHGGIGLVHSKALAATANEETALGICLMKRRFLQYSMLKIWSWQYALTGRMLVFRTPHPLYFWTGGIINLVLYWRIYSTLETATSMQAALVDVWILGWIASYGFWIITSASDPGKARKNPVMSQSHRTSANFENDIMKDAPMLGGTYEAQLQSLQKQQELINYELYRINCEAYRLNSWVPHEDFSGELSEPLDPCGYAGEDGMAQRMQVCREEAQILQTEMHALYPQVGVERQEHCVFGYADAVMGSVRDLSISTVCITCNMIRAARSHHCGTCGVCMVRQDHHCAWLDNCVAKGNQRAFAVFVSSVCIGLCHTYYVVYLHFAAEYARMKFDWAWDVPIILFGVLVNAACLAFAVRLCLRISRNMATDVTFYEYLRKPEHIRQRFKGQVEGKFWDFADMSLLKAIANCGSFWVAS, from the exons ATGAAGAACATTGGAAATCTCAATGAGGCATCGACGTGCGTGTCGTCGAACATCGACACGTCAGACACGAATGGAGAGAGATCGGCGTACTCGTACGATTCGGTACCTGCTGAAAACGGCGACGATTACTACATATCAGCGGAG ACGAGTATCGTCAGCGCCGCCACCAACAAGGACCACGATGCGCTCTTTCGTATCTTGAAGCCCATGTTGGATAAGAATGACGTCTCTCACCTGGATTCTATTTGCGCGCTGCATTGGG CATGCTACTGCGGCCACCcagagctggttgagaccctgctcaacgtcggCTGCGACCCGCACTGCCCGGACGACATCAACCTGGAAACGCCTATTTACTTCGGAATCAGGGGATCGAACGTGCAGATCGTGCAGATGCTCGTGCAGCGCTTCGGCACGGAGCTGCTGTGCCACGAGAACCGGAAGAGGCTGACGCCGTTCTTGCTGGCGGCCTCGGAGTTTCTGGAGGACAACGTGATATCGACTTTGCACATGCTGGAGTTCCTGTACCTATCTGGGGTCTCCTTGGAGGAACAGGATGCGTCGGGCCGCACGGCGCTGATGCTCGCAAGCAGGCGGGGATGCCAATTTGTAGTACAATGGCTGCTGAGCCGCGGCGCGAACCTCGCGCACAGGGACCACATGGGAAACACGGTGTTGCATCACGCGTGTGAGAGCGGTAACGATGAAACGCTCAGGTTCCTCTGCATGCACGGGGGCATCGGACTCGTTCACTCCAAGGCACTCGCCGCAACCGCCAACGAGGAAACGGCTCTCGGCATATGCCTCATGAAGCGCAGATTCCTGCAGTACTCGATGCTTAAG ATCTGGTCGTGGCAATACGCACTCACGGGGCGCATGTTGGTATTCAGGACACCGCACCCACTCTACTTCTGGACCGGGGGGATTATTAACCTCGTGCTGTACTGGAGGATATACTCAACACTGGAGACAGCCACCTCGATGCAGGCGGCGCTGGTCGACGTCTGGATTCTCGGTTGGATCGCCAGCTACGGATTCTGGATTATCACCTCCGCCAGCGACCCCGGAAAAGCACGCAAGAACCCAGTCATGTCGCAGTCGCACAGGACATCCGCCAACTTCGAAAACGACATCATGAAGGACGCGCCCATGCTCGGAGGGACCTACGaagcgcagctgcagtcgcTGCAGAAGCAGCAGGAGCTCATCAACTACGAGCTCTACCGTATCAACTGCGAAGCGTACAGGCTGAACTCGTGGGTGCCTCATGAGGACTTCAGCGGGGAGCTTAGCGAGCCACTTGACCCGTGCGGGTACGCGGGAGAGGACGGCATGGCGCAGCGGATGCAGGTCTGCAGGGAGGAGGCGCAGATACTGCAAACCGAGATGCACGCGCTCTACCCGCAAGTCGGAGTGGAAAGGCAGGAGCACTGCGTCTTCGGCTACGCGGACGCGGTCATGGGATCCGTTCGGGACCTCAGCATATCCACCGTGTGCATCACGTGCAACATGATCAGGGCGGCGAGGTCGCACCACTGCGGGACCTGCGGCGTGTGCATGGTCAGACAGGACCACCACTGCGCATGGTTGGACAACTGCGTCGCGAAGGGCAACCAGCGTGCATTCGCCGTGTTCGTCTCAAGCGTGTGCATCGGCCTCTGCCACACCTACTACGTGGTGTACCTCCACTTCGCGGCGGAGTACGCGCGCATGAAGTTCGACTGGGCATGGGATGTACCCATCATCTTGTTCGGAGTGCTCGTTAACGCCGCCTGCCTCGCTTTCGCCGTGCGCCTCTGTCTCAGAATCTCACGGAACATGGCCACCGACGTCACCTTCTACGAGTACCTCAGGAAACCCGAACACATCAGGCAACGCTTCAAAGGCCAGGTCGAGGGCAAATTCTGGGACTTCGCAGACatgtcgctgctcaaggCGATCGCGAACTGCGGCAGTTTCTGGGTGGCCAGTTGA
- a CDS encoding Phosphatidate phosphatase LPIN3 has product MWEKLYSSVVSVLDFNQATLSGCVDIICVRHKEVVDGPDGCSPSGECAGFFTHDIGSAAPCNDGDPELRPNERWVYRSTSFHVRFGKTKLLKSREKTVSVYVNGQLSNLTMKLGAAGEAYFDDDSGDAAAGTLSPYAHQLSDMSVLSEENGDSAGYALMDYGYYACSNSRYSVKSDDADPASQSSAPRASQGQPNTDRNSDPSHAQHESGWRTAASSKGSIGEYSRGWDELSIQKDVAGNSPDDQILQFSLCGHLLSAQDETLNRQLFESNMVDWERLNADPSLWYHPSLVARFDNRPPYYPSKIALPLLASWIVYNKPLSGEAIATLLRTTVLANSSPSPLPARSTAQDVRSNMSPPRYAGSRAFRRFRVSIRPTSEQLAALNLKMGVNNITFTVNSSWQGTKSVHAKLYLWPADARIVISDVDGTITKSDALGHIMPILGRDWSHTGVAELFTKIRSNGYRVMYLTARAIGQADYTREYLFGLTQKEKDKLPHGPLFLSPDRLLPAFKREVISRSAYMFKIPALRDIRNLFPPDHNPFYAGFGNNESDHRAYVSVGVPENRVFIINPSGIIRHVNVNYAKTYESMSDIAELMFPPCPDAQSNADDEQLQGQ; this is encoded by the coding sequence ATGTGGGAGAAGCTGTACAGCAGCGTTGTCAGCGTCCTGGACTTCAACCAGGCGACGCTGTCGGGATGCGTGGACATCATCTGCGTTCGCCACAAGGAGGTGGTTGACGGGCCTGATGGCTGTTCTCCGTCAGGTGAGTGCGCTGGCTTCTTTACTCATGACATCGGTTCAGCGGCCCCCTGCAACGATGGCGACCCCGAGCTGCGGCCAAATGAGCGTTGGGTGTACCGCTCCACTTCGTTCCACGTGCGTTTCGGCAAGAccaagctgctgaagtCGCGTGAGAAGACGGTATCGGTGTACGTGAACGGTCAGCTGTCCAACCTGACCATGAAGTTgggcgctgctggcgaGGCCTATTTCGACGATGACAGCGGCGATGCCGCTGCGGGCACGCTCTCCCCGTACGCCCACCAGCTGAGCGACATGTCCGTACTCAGTGAGGAGAACGGCGACAGTGCTGGCTACGCCCTGATGGACTACGGCTACTACGCCTGCAGCAACAGCCGTTACAGCGTGAAGAGCGATGACGCTGACCCTGCTTCGCAGTCGAGCGCGCCCCGTGCTTCCCAGGGGCAGCCGAATACCGATCGCAATTCCGACCCCTCCCATGCCCAGCATGAATCGGGCTGGCGCACCGCTGCGTCATCCAAAGGTTCAATCGGCGAGTATTCCCGGGGCTGGGATGAGTTGAGCATCCAGAAGGACGTCGCGGGCAACTCACCGGACGACCAGATCCTGCAGTTCAGTCTGTGCGGTCATCTGCTGAGTGCGCAGGACGAGACCTTGAACCGCCAGCTGTTCGAGAGCAACATggtggactgggagcgttTGAACGCCGACCCATCCCTGTGGTACCACCCCTCGCTGGTAGCGCGCTTCGACAATCGCCCCCCCTACTACCCCTCGAAGATTGCGCTGCCTCTGCTTGCCTCGTGGATAGTGTACAACAAGCCCCTCTCCGGCGAGGCCATCGCGACACTGCTGCGCACGACGGTGCTCGCGAACAGCTCCCCATCCCCCCTCCCTGCGCGCTCCACGGCGCAGGACGTGCGCAGCAACATGTCGCCGCCCCGTTACGCCGGCTCGCGCGCTTTCAGGCGCTTCCGCGTGTCCATTCGTCCCACGTCGGAGCAGCTGGCGGCCCTTAACCTGAAGATGGGCGTGAATAACATCACGTTCACCGTGAACTCCTCGTGGCAGGGCACAAAGAGCGTGCATGCGAAGTTGTACCTCTGGCCTGCCGACGCCCGTATCGTCATTTCGGATGTCGACGGCACGATCACGAAGTCCGACGCCCTCGGGCACATCATGCCCATCCTGGGCCGCGATTGGTCGCACACAGGCGTCGCGGAGTTGTTCACCAAGATCCGCTCCAACGGCTACCGCGTCATGTACTTGACCGCGCGCGCCATCGGGCAGGCCGATTACACGCGCGAGTATCTCTTCGGGTTGACGCAGAAGGAGAAGGACAAGCTTCCCCACGGACCGCTGTTTCTGTCTCCGGACCGTTTGCTCCCTGCCTTCAAGCGCGAGGTTATCAGTCGCAGCGCGTACATGTTCAAGATCCCCGCGTTGCGAGACATCCGCAACCTTTTCCCGCCGGACCACAACCCGTTCTACGCCGGTTTCGGCAACAACGAGTCCGACCACCGCGCGTACGTGTCCGTGGGCGTCCCGGAAAACCGCGTGTTCATCATCAACCCCAGCGGCATCATCCGGCACGTGAACGTAAACTACGCCAAGACGTACGAGAGCATGAGCGACATTGCGGAGTTGATGTTTCCCCCGTGCCCAGATGCGCAATCGAATGCCGATGACGAGCAACTCCAAGGCCAGTGA
- a CDS encoding DNA-directed RNA polymerase subunit I, putative — protein MADAYGDDFGDNFGIDEFAEEEEEYDEFDEYDQQRVADVDIITDANEYRQHVRGIRELHIIIQVENAHRITSPYMTKYEKARIIGTRALQISLNAPITIPVDASTDAVDENVAMGFGEATDSSAMAIDPLIIAEKELYQKSVPFIIRRYLPNGSYEDWKIEELIID, from the coding sequence ATGGCGGACGCTTACGGTGACGATTTCGGAGACAACTTCGGAATTGACGAGTTCGcggaggaggaagaggagtACGATGAGTTCGACGAGTACGACCAGCAGCGCGTGGCCGACGTCGACATCATCACGGACGCCAACGAGTACAGACAGCACGTACGTGGCATTCGCGAATTGCATATCATAATACAGGTCGAAAACGCGCACCGGATCACCAGCCCGTACATGACCAAGTACGAGAAGGCCAGGATCATCGGCACGCGCGCCCTCCAAATCAGCCTGAACGCGCCCATCACGATACCCGTCGACGCTTCGACCGATGCGGTCGACGAGAACGTCGCAATGGGATTCGGAGAAGCCACCGACTCGTCTGCCATGGCCATCGACCcgctcatcatcgccgagaAGGAGCTGTACCAGAAGTCGGTGCCCTTCATTATCAGACGCTACCTGCCTAATGGGTCCTACGAGGATTGGAAGATCGAGGAACTCATCATAGACTGA
- a CDS encoding vesicle-associated membrane protein, putative, whose protein sequence is MVQLLRITPEEVIEFPLVLYTPLNANLKLENISEQNVAFKIKTTAPKGYLVRPSTGVIKAGEQQSVQIILQPLSEAPKAVNDRFLVQSVTYVSEEPVPKDLWTTVEKSQVGEHRLSVALVKDPGLNIQSGNSPHGIPPRIAARLFTPQSANVDLPELRQKYDELVQYCLSVEKLKAQIIKENEQLRQRLSMGPADSVGTRLYVELWYIPVIILLMALVAKFMGHL, encoded by the exons ATGGTACAGCTTCTACGCATCACCCCTGAGGAGGTGATCGAGTTCCCTCTGGTCCTGTACACACCTCTCAACGCCAACCTCAAATTGGAAAACATTAGTGAGCAAAATGTTGCTTTCAAGATCAAGACCACGGCTCCCAAGGGCTACCTCGTAAGGCCCAGCACCGGCGTCATCAAGGCGGGAGAGCAGCAGTCGGTTCAGATAATCCTGCAGCCCCTCAGCGAGGCCCCGAAGGCTGTCAACGACCGCTTCCTCGTGCAATCGGTTACCTACGTCAGCGAGGAGCCGGTCCCGAAGGACCTCTGGACCACAGTGGAGAAGTCCCAAGTTGGTGAGCACCGTCTCAGCGTGGCCCTGGTCAAGGACCCCGGGCTGAACATCCAATCGGGCAACTCACCGCACGGCATCCCCCCGCGCATCGCTGCACGCCTGTTTACGCCACAGAGCGCCAATGTTGATCTGCCAG AATTACGCCAAAAGTACGACGAACTGGTGCAATACTGCCTCTCCGTAGAGAAGCTGAAGGCGCAGATCATCAAGGAAAACGAGCAGCTCAGGCAGAGGCTGAGCATGGGCCCTGCGGACTCAGTAGGTACCAGGCTCTACGTCGAGCTCTGGTACATCCCCGTCATCATCCTTCTCATGGCTCTCGTGGCCAAATTCATGGGTCACTTGTAG